From a single Chloracidobacterium thermophilum B genomic region:
- a CDS encoding type II toxin-antitoxin system VapC family toxin, with the protein MNFDCLTALPFHHRDPFDRMLVAQSLIEGMPLLSADTIFDAYGVNRIWD; encoded by the coding sequence ATGAACTTCGACTGCCTGACCGCGCTGCCATTTCACCACCGCGATCCATTTGACCGGATGTTGGTTGCTCAGTCGCTGATCGAGGGCATGCCGCTCCTCAGCGCCGACACGATTTTCGACGCTTACGGCGTAAACCGCATCTGGGATTAG
- a CDS encoding type II toxin-antitoxin system Phd/YefM family antitoxin, which translates to MTETIARTFPVTAVQSKLPELLAGMAGGEELILTADGVPVAVIKRLERTSWPSVPGTAKDRPFWMSPDFDAPLEDFAEYME; encoded by the coding sequence ATGACCGAAACGATTGCCCGCACGTTTCCGGTGACGGCCGTCCAGTCCAAATTGCCTGAACTTCTGGCTGGAATGGCTGGCGGCGAGGAGTTGATCCTGACGGCTGATGGTGTACCTGTCGCCGTCATCAAGCGCTTGGAGCGCACGAGTTGGCCAAGTGTTCCCGGCACAGCCAAGGACCGCCCGTTCTGGATGTCCCCCGATTTCGATGCCCCACTCGAAGACTTCGCGGAATATATGGAATGA
- a CDS encoding tetratricopeptide repeat protein yields MIKRIQVMALAAVLCLTGAMAYAQGAGGEWETLSREVMELYRAGKYDQALVVAKKALEVAEKSVGPEHPNVAKSLNNLAYLYNAQGQYAQAEPLFRRALAIQEKALGPDHPDVATNLNNLAVLYKNQGQYA; encoded by the coding sequence ATGATCAAACGGATACAGGTGATGGCTCTGGCTGCCGTATTGTGCCTGACCGGCGCGATGGCCTACGCCCAAGGCGCAGGTGGCGAGTGGGAGACACTCAGCCGAGAGGTAATGGAGCTTTATCGGGCCGGTAAATATGACCAGGCCCTCGTGGTTGCCAAAAAGGCGCTGGAGGTAGCTGAGAAAAGCGTCGGGCCGGAGCATCCCAATGTGGCGAAAAGTCTGAACAACCTGGCTTATCTCTATAATGCCCAAGGGCAGTACGCTCAGGCCGAGCCGCTCTTCAGGCGCGCGCTGGCTATACAGGAGAAGGCCTTGGGCCCCGACCATCCCGACGTGGCGACAAACCTGAACAACTTGGCCGTGCTCTACAAAAACCAAGGCCAGTACGCCTAG
- the hemN gene encoding oxygen-independent coproporphyrinogen III oxidase — MRIDQLLQKYSRPGPRYTSYPTVPVWSEQVGAMDYRAALQALSETPDAQNLCLYVHLPFCAMACHYCGCNNAVTSKTEVVDAYLDRVAREVALVVEQLGRGRRVVQMHWGGGTPNTLTARQMERLVRLLEEAFVLDWNGEMSIEIDPRIASPAQLKHIRSLGFRRISLGVQDFHPEVQAAIGRHQPEALTKAVYAACRDVGFESINLDLVYGLPRQTRATFEHTVASVLELHPDRLALFNYAHMPKLRPRQRHIRVEDLPDVITRFAMFDDARQRLTAHEYVWIGMDHFARQDDELAVASHERRLHRNFMGYTLRPAANLIAFGMSGISELEGFYAQNDARLGRYQTALDHGELPVVRGHRLSADDQRRREAIRYLMCHMELPVAVLRDDFERQRAAFREMEADGLICFDAGRLVVTPLGRPFVRNICMTLDAYLETDAPRPVFSKTL; from the coding sequence ATGAGGATCGACCAACTGTTGCAAAAATATAGCCGTCCCGGGCCGCGCTACACGAGCTATCCGACCGTCCCGGTGTGGAGTGAACAGGTTGGAGCGATGGATTACCGTGCGGCCCTTCAGGCGCTTTCGGAAACGCCAGACGCCCAAAACCTTTGTCTTTACGTTCACCTGCCGTTTTGTGCCATGGCGTGCCACTACTGTGGCTGCAACAACGCCGTCACCAGCAAAACGGAAGTTGTGGATGCCTATCTCGACCGGGTGGCGCGGGAAGTGGCGCTGGTGGTTGAACAGCTCGGACGCGGCCGGCGCGTCGTCCAGATGCACTGGGGCGGCGGTACGCCCAACACGCTGACGGCGCGGCAGATGGAGCGCCTCGTACGCCTGCTGGAAGAAGCCTTCGTTCTGGACTGGAACGGGGAAATGTCCATCGAGATTGACCCGCGTATTGCGTCGCCGGCGCAACTGAAGCACATCCGCTCGCTGGGTTTCCGGCGCATCAGTCTGGGCGTCCAGGATTTCCACCCGGAGGTACAGGCGGCCATCGGCCGGCATCAGCCGGAAGCTCTCACGAAGGCAGTCTATGCCGCCTGTCGGGACGTGGGCTTTGAAAGCATCAACCTTGATCTGGTGTACGGACTACCCCGGCAGACCCGCGCCACGTTTGAGCATACGGTGGCGTCCGTTCTGGAGCTGCACCCTGACCGCCTGGCGCTGTTCAACTATGCCCACATGCCGAAACTTCGTCCCCGCCAGCGGCACATCCGTGTGGAAGACCTGCCGGATGTCATCACTCGCTTTGCCATGTTTGACGATGCGCGCCAGCGGCTGACGGCGCACGAGTACGTATGGATTGGCATGGATCACTTTGCACGCCAGGACGATGAGCTGGCCGTGGCGTCCCACGAGCGCCGTCTCCACCGCAACTTCATGGGCTACACCCTGCGTCCGGCGGCCAATCTCATTGCCTTTGGGATGAGCGGCATCAGCGAACTGGAAGGATTCTATGCCCAGAATGATGCCCGGCTGGGACGTTACCAGACGGCCCTTGACCACGGGGAGCTGCCTGTCGTGCGCGGCCATCGGCTGAGTGCGGACGACCAGCGACGGCGGGAGGCGATTCGTTACCTGATGTGCCACATGGAGCTTCCGGTGGCCGTTCTTCGGGACGACTTCGAGCGGCAGCGCGCGGCTTTCCGTGAAATGGAAGCCGACGGCCTTATCTGCTTTGACGCCGGACGCCTGGTTGTCACACCGCTGGGACGCCCCTTCGTGCGCAACATCTGCATGACGCTCGACGCCTATCTGGAAACCGACGCGCCACGCCCCGTTTTCTCAAAGACCCTGTGA
- a CDS encoding tetratricopeptide repeat protein, whose protein sequence is MAQSLNNLADLYQAQGQYAQAEPLYRRALTIREKALGPDHSDVATNLNNLALLYDAQGQYAQAEPLYKRALTIREKALGTDHPDVATSLNNLAGIYQNQGQHAQAEPLHRRALFIREKVLGTDHPDVATSLNNLATLYCDQGLYAQAEPLFKRALVITEKALGADHPDVAQSLNNLAMIYANQGRYDQAEPLHKRALSIQEKVLGPDHPDVATSLSNLAALYHAQGQYAQAEPLLKRSLAIMEKALGPDHPDVATSLNNLAALYYVQGQYTQAEPLFKRTLATMEKTLGSDHPDVATILSNLAGIYIDQGQHARAEPLYRRTLAIREKALGPDHPDVATSLSCLALLYAKQGQYTQAEPLYRRALAIMEKALGPDHPVVAMSLNNLAGLYRAQGQYAQAELLYKRSLVIREQALGPDHPDVAASLNNLAAVYRDQGQYAQAEPLHRRALAILEKALGPDHPDVAASLSSLAGLYRAQGQYAQAEPIYKRALAIREKALGSDHPDVAESLNNLALFYTKQGQYTQAEPLHRRALAILEKALGPDHPDVAASLHNLAGFYQAQGQYAQAEPLYRRTLAIREKTLGPDHPDVATNLSNLAEIYRGQSRYAQAEPLYRRALAIWEKALGPDHPNVAASLNNLADLYREQGQYAQAEPLFKRALAIQEKTLGTDHPDVALSLNNLALLYADQGQYTQAEPLYKRTLAIWEKALGPDHPAVATVLHNLAGIYQDQGQYAQAETLYRRALTVKEKSLGSDHPNVATSLNNLAMLYAKQGQYAQAESLFRRSLTIREKALGPDHPDVAASLHNLAGIYQDQEQYATAEPLFRRALAIREKALGSDHPAVAQSLHNLARLYYAQGQYAQAEPLYRRSLVIREKALGPNHPDVATSLRNLALLYRATQRITEAEQLEERAAKIKANDK, encoded by the coding sequence GTGGCGCAGAGCCTGAACAACCTGGCTGATCTCTATCAAGCCCAAGGGCAGTATGCCCAGGCCGAGCCGCTCTACAGGCGCGCGCTGACCATCCGGGAGAAGGCCCTCGGCCCCGACCATTCCGATGTGGCGACAAACCTGAACAACCTGGCCCTGCTCTACGATGCCCAAGGTCAGTACGCCCAGGCCGAGCCACTTTACAAGCGCGCGCTGACTATTCGGGAAAAGGCCTTGGGCACCGACCATCCTGATGTGGCGACCAGCCTGAACAACTTGGCTGGTATCTATCAAAACCAAGGCCAGCACGCCCAGGCTGAGCCACTCCACAGGCGCGCACTGTTTATTAGGGAGAAGGTACTTGGTACCGACCATCCTGATGTGGCGACCAGCCTGAACAACCTGGCCACACTCTACTGTGACCAAGGTCTGTATGCCCAAGCGGAGCCACTCTTCAAGCGCGCGCTGGTCATCACGGAAAAGGCCTTGGGGGCAGACCATCCTGATGTGGCGCAGAGCCTGAACAATCTGGCCATGATTTATGCCAACCAGGGGCGGTACGATCAAGCAGAGCCACTCCACAAACGCGCGCTGTCCATTCAGGAGAAGGTGCTGGGCCCTGACCATCCCGATGTGGCAACGAGCCTGAGCAACCTGGCCGCGCTCTACCATGCCCAAGGTCAGTACGCCCAGGCGGAGCCGCTCCTCAAGCGCTCACTAGCCATTATGGAAAAGGCTCTGGGCCCTGACCATCCCGATGTGGCAACGAGCCTGAACAACCTGGCCGCGCTCTACTATGTTCAGGGCCAGTACACCCAGGCAGAGCCACTCTTCAAGCGCACGCTGGCTACTATGGAGAAGACTCTGGGCTCCGACCATCCCGATGTGGCAACGATCTTGAGCAACCTGGCTGGTATCTACATAGACCAAGGTCAGCATGCCCGGGCGGAGCCACTCTACAGGCGCACGCTAGCCATCAGAGAGAAAGCCCTGGGCCCCGACCATCCCGATGTGGCAACGAGCCTGAGCTGCCTGGCTCTGCTCTACGCCAAGCAAGGTCAGTACACCCAGGCAGAACCACTCTACAGGCGTGCGCTAGCCATCATGGAGAAGGCCCTGGGTCCCGACCATCCGGTTGTGGCGATGAGCCTGAACAACCTGGCTGGACTCTACCGTGCCCAAGGGCAGTACGCCCAGGCCGAGCTGCTCTACAAACGCTCATTGGTCATCAGGGAGCAGGCCCTGGGTCCTGACCATCCCGATGTGGCGGCGAGCCTGAACAACCTGGCTGCCGTCTATCGAGACCAAGGTCAGTACGCCCAAGCGGAGCCGCTCCACAGGCGCGCGCTGGCTATCTTGGAGAAGGCCCTGGGTCCCGACCATCCCGATGTGGCAGCGAGCCTGAGCAGCCTGGCTGGACTCTACCGTGCCCAAGGGCAGTACGCCCAAGCAGAGCCGATCTACAAGCGCGCGCTGGCTATTCGGGAGAAAGCCTTGGGATCCGACCATCCCGATGTGGCGGAGAGCCTGAACAACCTGGCTCTGTTCTACACCAAGCAGGGTCAGTACACCCAGGCGGAGCCGCTCCACAGGCGCGCGCTGGCTATCTTGGAGAAGGCCTTAGGACCTGACCATCCCGATGTGGCGGCGAGTCTGCACAACCTGGCTGGATTCTACCAAGCCCAAGGGCAGTACGCCCAGGCCGAGCCACTTTACAGGCGCACATTGGCCATCAGGGAGAAAACCCTGGGACCCGACCATCCCGACGTAGCGACGAACCTGAGCAACCTGGCTGAAATCTATCGAGGACAGAGTCGGTACGCCCAGGCGGAGCCGCTTTACAGGCGTGCTCTAGCCATCTGGGAAAAGGCCCTGGGACCCGACCATCCCAATGTGGCGGCAAGCCTGAACAACTTGGCTGACCTCTATCGAGAACAGGGTCAGTACGCCCAAGCGGAGCCGCTCTTCAAGCGCGCGTTGGCCATACAAGAGAAGACCTTGGGGACTGACCATCCCGATGTAGCGCTGAGCCTGAACAACCTGGCCCTGCTCTACGCCGACCAAGGTCAGTACACCCAAGCAGAACCTCTCTACAAGCGCACTCTGGCCATCTGGGAGAAGGCCTTGGGACCCGACCATCCTGCGGTGGCGACAGTCCTGCACAACCTGGCTGGTATCTATCAGGACCAAGGTCAGTATGCCCAAGCGGAGACGCTCTACAGGCGTGCGCTGACCGTCAAGGAGAAGTCTTTGGGCTCCGACCATCCCAATGTGGCGACGAGCCTGAACAACCTGGCCATGCTCTATGCCAAACAGGGTCAGTACGCCCAAGCGGAGTCCCTCTTCAGGCGTTCACTGACTATCAGAGAGAAGGCTCTAGGCCCTGACCATCCCGATGTGGCGGCGAGCCTGCACAACCTGGCTGGTATCTATCAAGACCAGGAGCAGTATGCCACGGCGGAGCCGCTCTTCAGGCGGGCGCTGGCCATCCGGGAGAAGGCCCTGGGTTCCGACCATCCCGCTGTTGCGCAGAGCCTGCACAATCTGGCCCGGCTCTACTATGCCCAAGGGCAGTATGCCCAAGCCGAGCCGCTCTACAGGCGTTCACTGGTTATCCGGGAGAAGGCATTGGGACCCAACCATCCTGATGTGGCGACGAGCCTCAGAAACCTGGCGCTACTCTATCGTGCGACGCAGCGGATTACCGAGGCGGAGCAGCTTGAGGAGCGGGCAGCAAAAATCAAGGCCAACGACAAGTGA